Proteins co-encoded in one Malus sylvestris chromosome 9, drMalSylv7.2, whole genome shotgun sequence genomic window:
- the LOC126633896 gene encoding protein tesmin/TSO1-like CXC 2, translated as MGLKFWIVSNFGSNSGFQIALSGFENGLASEEEEDGTGEAGRDEAKLIGLSSPPKIGGNYEAFMWSRHLMLVDQEADPCDAGLKRCNCRRSKCLKLYCECFSAGVYCLDSYACQNCYNKPEFEHTVFEIHHHIESRNPLAFTSKVVDNAIDSSANSTEDQNLMTTSSARHKRGCNCKKSKCLEKYCERYQAKVGCFGGCRCEDCQNTFGTMAGQILFDMIHLTFLVFTRSFLYTSVRLSCFSSKDNETIEI; from the exons ATGGGTTTGAAATTCTGGATTGTTTCGAATTTTGGGTCAAATTCTGGGTTTCAGATTGCGCTATCTGGTTTTGAAAATGGTTTAGCaagtgaggaagaagaagatgggacGGGCGAAGCGGGGAGAGACGAAGCGAAGCTCATTGGTCTTAGCAGTCCGCCCAAaattggggg AAACTATGAAGCCTTTATGTGGTCTCGGCATCTGATGCTTGTTGATCAGGAGGCAGATCCTTGTGATGCAG GCCTCAAACGTTGCAACTGTAGGAGGTCTAAGTGCTTGAAACT TTATTGTGAGTGCTTTTCAGCTGGAGTTTATTGTCTGGATTCTTATGCATGTCAAAACTGCTATAACAAGCCTGAGTTTGAGCACACAGTTTTTGAGATTCATCATCACATTGAATCTCGTAATCCACTTGCATTTACTTCAAAAGTTGTTGACAATGCCATTGATTCTTCGGCCAACTCTACA GAAGACCAGAACTTGATGACCACATCCTCAGCCAGGCACAAGAGAGGTTGCAATTGCAAGAAGTCAAAGTGTCTCGAAAAATACTGTGAACGGTACCAG GCTAAAGTTGGCTGTTTTGGAGGATGTCGATGCGAGGATTGCCAAAATACCTTTGGCACTATGGCAGGTCAGATTTTGTTTGATATGATACACCTCACTTTTTTGGTCTTCACTCGTTCTTTTTTGTATACGAGTGTACGACTATCGTGTTTCAGCAGCAAAGACAATGAAACAATAGAGATTTAA
- the LOC126634240 gene encoding uncharacterized protein LOC126634240 — translation MSYTHSNMSSGSRTAKRIEFGRTHVVRPKGKHQATMVWLHGLGDNGSSTSQMLESLPLPNIKWICPTAPTRPVAVLGGFPCTAWFEMGELSDDGPDDWENLDASAAHIANLLSTEPADVKVGIGGFSMGAAMALYSATCYAAGRYGNGNPYPLNLRAVVGLSGWLPGARSLWNKIEGSHEALRRAASLPILQCHGTSDGEVAYKYGEKSVQCLTSAGFRYLSFKPFEGLGHYTIPKEMNEVSSWLSARLGLDGYRS, via the exons ATGAGCTATACGCATTCTAACATGTCTTCTG GTAGCAGAACTGCTAAGAGAATTGAGTTTGGTAGGACACATGTGGTGAGGCCCAAAGGAAAGCATCAAGCAACAATGGTCTGGCTGCATGGACTTGGAGATAACGGCTCAAG CACATCTCAAATGTTGGAATCTCTACCACTTCCAAAT ATTAAGTGGATCTGCCCAACTGCTCCTACCCGTCCTGTGGCTGTACTAGGTGGATTTCCTTGCACTGCAT GGTTTGAAATGGGAGAGCTTTCAGATGATGGTCCAGATGATTGGGAGAATTTAGATGCTTCAGCAGCGCATATTGCGAACTTGTTGTCAACTGAGCCAGCTGATG TTAAAGTCGGTATTGGAGGCTTTAGCATGGGTGCTGCAATGGCCCTTTACTCTGCAACTTGTTATGCTGCGGGTAGGTACGGAAATGGCAACCCATACCCTCTCAATCTGAGGGCAGTTGTTGGACTAAGTGGCTGGCTTCCAGGAGCAAG GAGCTTATGGAACAAAATAGAAGGTTCACACGAGGCTTTGAGGCGTGCCGCATCATTACCCATTTTGCAATGCCATGGAACCA GTGATGGTGAAGTAGCCTACAAATATGGAGAGAAATCAGTCCAGTGCTTGACTTCAGCAGGATTCCGATACCTTTCGTTCAAACCATTTGAAGG GCTCGGCCACTACACTATCCCTAAAGAGATGAATGAGGTCTCCAGTTGGCTTTCTGCACGGCTGGGGCTTGACGGGTATCGCTCATAA